One Setaria viridis chromosome 7, Setaria_viridis_v4.0, whole genome shotgun sequence genomic region harbors:
- the LOC117865614 gene encoding electron transfer flavoprotein subunit beta, mitochondrial, translating to MKILVAVKRVVDYAVKVRVRPDRTGIETANVKMSMNPFCEIAVEEALRLREAGAAAEVVAATIGPAHSADTLRTALAMGADRAVHVLHDPDPVRPLLPLAVAKILRAVALQEKPGLVILGKQAIDDDCNQTGQMLAGLLQWPQGTFASKVLLDKEKQKATVEREVDGGIETICLDLPAVITTDLRLNQPRYATLPNIMKAKSKVIKKVTPEELNVDIRSDMEVIEVNEPPKRKAGIILSSVDELLDKLKNEARVL from the exons atGAAGATCCTGGTCGCCGTCAAGCGGGTGGTGGACTACGCCGTGAAGGTGCGCGTGAGGCCGGACCGGACGGGCATCGAGACGGCCAACGTCAAGATGTCCATGAACCCCTTctgcgagatcgccgtggaggAGGCGCTCCGCCTCcgggaggccggcgccgccgccgaggtcgtcgccgccaccatcgGCCCCGCTCACTCGGCCGACACGCTCCGCACCGCGCTCGCCATGGGCGCCGACCGCGCCGTCCACGTGCTCCACGACCCCGACCCCGTGCGGCCGCTCCtcccgctcgccgtcgccaagATCCTCCGCGCCGTCGCGCTCCAGGAGAAGCCCGGCCTCGTCATCCTCGGCAAGCAG GCAATTGATGACGATTGCAACCAAACAGGACAAATGCTAGCTGGATTGCTTCAGTGGCCACAGGGAACCTTTGCCTCCAAG GTTTTATTGGACAAAGAGAAACAAAAAGCTACTGTTGAGAGAGAGGTTGACGGTGGAATTGAAACCATCTGCCTTGATTTGCCAGCAGTGATCAC CACGGATTTGAGACTGAACCAGCCAAGATATGCAACTTTGCCGAACATAATGAAGGCAAAATCTAAAGTTATTAAAAAAGTTACCCCTGAAGAGCTCAATGTGGATATTAGATCAGATATGGAGGTCATTGAGGTCAATGAACCTCCGAAAAGAAAAGCAGGGATAATTCTTTCATCTGTCGACGAGCTCCTTGATAAGTTGAAAAATGAAGCACGTGTCTTGTAA